The Nitrospira sp. sequence CTCAACTATCGTGAAGTCCTCACGGATCTGACGTTTTTCATGATCGGATACATGATCGCCTTGGGCTGCGCCTTCGTGCCTTCGAGGCTGATTCATCTCATCGCAGCCTGCGGGTTGATCGCACTGTATATCTACTACATGAAACTTAAATTCACCCCGTCGGGCGAAGAGGAAAGCGGTGAGTTGGATCCGCTGATTTTCGACAAGCACGCAGCCGTCCCTTCGCATGCAATGATCGGCTTTCAAGCTCTCTTAGGTTTGGGTGGATTGATATTGGGGGCCCACCTGTTCGTCACGGCTGCCGAATCGATGGCCGGCCTGTTCGCGATGTCGCCGCTGATTTTGGCTCTGCTGATTGCGCCACTCGCCACCGAGCTGCCGGAGATGTCCAACAGTTTTCTCTGGCTCTATCGCAAGAAAGACCGCCTCGCCGTGGCCAATGTCACAGGGGCCATGGTCTTTCAAGGGACCCTCCCGGTCTCTCTGGGATTGATCGGAACCGAATGGATGATCGCACCGTCTGCATTGACCACCATGGTCTTAGCTGTGCAGGCCGTGGGACTCTGTCTGTTGCAGATTCTCATAGGAGGTCAATGGCGGCCGTGGTTGCTGGCAGCCGGAGCCGTTTTTTACATTGGGTATACGCTGCATCTCTATGTCAACTAAATCGATCTCCTCTCGCGCACGCTCCCATTCGCCACAACTCCCGGTGCTGGGAATCACGATGGGAGACCCAGCCGGTATCGGTCCGGAAGTGATTGCGAAGGCCCTTTCAGGGAGTCACCTGCGCAACGTTTGCCGGCCGATCGTGATCGGATCGCTTCCCGTAATGGAGCACACGATTAAGGCTTTGAGGCTTAGTCTGACCGTCGTCTCTGTTGATGGTCGTGACATGCCGCCGCCGCGCAGAGGAATCGTCGCCGTGCTGGACCCGTTGGCAGCACCTCTCGGAAAGTTCAAATCGGGCATCGCCGCCGCAGAAACCGGCGCTGCATCCGTTGCCTTCATCAAGAAGGCTGTTGAATTGGCACAACTCGGTGATATCGATGGAGTGGTGACGGCCCCTATCAACAAGGAAGCCATTAATATGGCCGGCTGCCGGTATCCGGGTCATACTGAATTGTTGGCTGATCTGACGCGCGCGAACGAGTCCGGCATGATGATCGTCGGCGGTCCGTTACGCATCATGTTCGTCACGACGCACGTCGCCATCAGAGATCTTTCCTCGCTGCTCACCCAGTCGAACATCGAAAAGGCGATCCGCTTGGCCCAACTCGCCCTGTCCACACTGTTCGGAATTAAACGGCCCAAGATAGGCGTGGCCGCCCTGAATCCGCATGCAGGAGAGCATGGATTATTCGGCGATGAGGAAGCCCGCGTGATTCTCCCGGCTGCCCGTGCAGCACAGCGAGAGGGCATTCTCGCCAGTGATCCGTTGCCGGCCGATACGCTGTTCGGAAAAGCTGCGAAAGGGCTGTATGACGGTGTCGTCGCCCTGTACCATGATCAAGGTTTGATTCCGTTGAAGTTGGTCGCCTTTGGCACATGCGTGAATCTCACTGTGGGCTTACCCATCATCCGCACCTCGGTTGACCATGGAACGGCATTCGACATCGTTGGGAAAGGCGTTGCTGATCCGGGAAGCTTGTTTGAGGCTATCCAACTAGCCGCCAAGATTGCCCGCACGAAGGATGGACGAAGTGGCGGCAAGAAGAGAGGAAGCAGACGTGGCACCTGATGTCTCGAAAAGCCGTGCCGTAGTCCGGCAGCAAATACAAGAACTGGATGCACTTGCGAAGCAGACCCTTCAAGATCTCAACACGGTTGCTGGGGCTGAACGAGTGGTAAAATGGAAAGCGCGCACCGTCGCACTCATTACCGACACGGTGAGCCCGCAAGAAGGGCAGAAGTTTTCGAGTGTCCTGCCCGGACCATCATTCACCAACGACCTGGTCGAAGAATTCTCGGATCTTATCGAATGCTACCGTGCCCCGCTGTTGGCATTGGCCGAACGATTGGATCAATCCCCTCCCCCTCACGTGAGGTGATGGGTGAGCACCTCCGATCCGCCCATTGCAATCAAACGTCTCGGCCAGCACTTTCTTATCGACCCGAACATCGTACGCAAGATCATCGCCCTGGCTGAACTGACTCCGAATGATACCGTTCTAGAGATCGGACCTGGCCGCGGTATCCTGACGGGATCTCTGTGTCGCGCCTCGGGTCATGTGACGGCGATCGAGGTCGATCCACGACTCCATGGTTATCTAGCCGAACAACAACCGCAGTTTCAGAACCTGACACTCATTCTCGACGATGCAATGACCTATCCGATCGAACAGCTTCCGATCGGTACCATCGTCGTCGCCAATCTTCCATATTATCTGTCTACTCCCCTCCTTTTCAGGCTTCTCGGCCAGCGCGGCCGTTTCCCGCGCATGGTGCTCATGCTGCAAAACGAAGTGGCCAACCGACTCGTGGCCAAACCCGGGAGTTCAGACTACGGCGTCCTGTCCGTCACGGCTCAGTACTCGGCGAATATGACCAAGGCATTCAAGGTCTCAGCACAATGCTTCCGCCCTAAGCCGGAGGTCGACTCTGCCGTCGTCCTGCTGCGGACTAAAGAACGAACCGAACTGAGCCCTCAGGAAGAACACACATTCACGGCATTGGTGAGGGCTGCCTTCGCACACCGCCGCAAGACGCTGATCAACTCGTTGAAGGATGAGGGCTATGATCAGAAAGTGGTGGGTATAGCATTGACCGCACATCATCTCTCATCTTCCGTCCGGGCAGAAATCCTTTCCCTCGAGCAGTTCCTCGAATTGACCCGCAGCCTGCATCGGTCGACCTGATGCGGTCTAAAATGATTCAAGGGTTCAAATCTTGAGTGCCCGGCACTTTATGTGGGACGTAAGTGGATCTTGAACACGACCCGGCGGCTTTTGTCGCGGTCGAGGTGTCCTGCTTCGTTTCT is a genomic window containing:
- a CDS encoding sodium:calcium antiporter — its product is MTVLFYVLLFVVSVVVTLGGCALFTNAIEWLGKRMGISEGAVGSVFAAIGTTLPETSIPIIAIFFGESHEELEVGLGAILGAPFMLSTLVLPILALLVVLYARAGKRTARFHLNYREVLTDLTFFMIGYMIALGCAFVPSRLIHLIAACGLIALYIYYMKLKFTPSGEEESGELDPLIFDKHAAVPSHAMIGFQALLGLGGLILGAHLFVTAAESMAGLFAMSPLILALLIAPLATELPEMSNSFLWLYRKKDRLAVANVTGAMVFQGTLPVSLGLIGTEWMIAPSALTTMVLAVQAVGLCLLQILIGGQWRPWLLAAGAVFYIGYTLHLYVN
- the pdxA gene encoding 4-hydroxythreonine-4-phosphate dehydrogenase PdxA produces the protein MSTKSISSRARSHSPQLPVLGITMGDPAGIGPEVIAKALSGSHLRNVCRPIVIGSLPVMEHTIKALRLSLTVVSVDGRDMPPPRRGIVAVLDPLAAPLGKFKSGIAAAETGAASVAFIKKAVELAQLGDIDGVVTAPINKEAINMAGCRYPGHTELLADLTRANESGMMIVGGPLRIMFVTTHVAIRDLSSLLTQSNIEKAIRLAQLALSTLFGIKRPKIGVAALNPHAGEHGLFGDEEARVILPAARAAQREGILASDPLPADTLFGKAAKGLYDGVVALYHDQGLIPLKLVAFGTCVNLTVGLPIIRTSVDHGTAFDIVGKGVADPGSLFEAIQLAAKIARTKDGRSGGKKRGSRRGT
- the rsmA gene encoding ribosomal RNA small subunit methyltransferase A, which gives rise to MSTSDPPIAIKRLGQHFLIDPNIVRKIIALAELTPNDTVLEIGPGRGILTGSLCRASGHVTAIEVDPRLHGYLAEQQPQFQNLTLILDDAMTYPIEQLPIGTIVVANLPYYLSTPLLFRLLGQRGRFPRMVLMLQNEVANRLVAKPGSSDYGVLSVTAQYSANMTKAFKVSAQCFRPKPEVDSAVVLLRTKERTELSPQEEHTFTALVRAAFAHRRKTLINSLKDEGYDQKVVGIALTAHHLSSSVRAEILSLEQFLELTRSLHRST